Within Bdellovibrio bacteriovorus HD100, the genomic segment TTGTTCCTGGCTCGAGGGCCACACCAATCTGGTGGTCAGTCTGTTTCACGGTCTTTCCGGGGATGTCACCTCGGACTATATGCAAAGAACCGCGCTGATCTGTCAGCAATTGGGGCATTCTGTTGTGCTGGTCAATCACCGTGGAGCTGGTGAGGGCGCGCCCTTTGCAAAACGTCCGTATCATTCCGGCAGTGCCGAGGATGTGTCCGTGGTGCTGGGACAGCTTCGTCAGATGTTCCCGAATAAAAAGCACATCTCGGTCGGATATTCGTTGAGTGGCAATATCATGCTGTGCCTGCTGGGCGGGTATGGTGGAAAGCACAAACCTGACGGTGCGATCACCGTCAATGCGCCCTTAAATCTGCAATCAGGCTCATTGCTTTTAAAATCGGGCTTTAACCGTGTGTATGACATGCGTTTTGTTCTGCGCCTGCGCAAGCTGGTGGAAGAAAAGCACCGCCTGGGGCTGATCACGGAAAAATATGAAATTCCGAAGTGGGCCACGGTGTGGGATATGGATCAGATTTACACAGCGCCGGCGTCCGGCTTTGCCAGTCGCGAGGACTACTATCAGCGTTGTTCTTCGATTCAGTACGTTTCCGGTATTGATGTGCCGACTTACACCCTGACTTCGGCGGATGATCCGTTTGTAGATGTCAGTGACTATCTGCGGGCACCATTCTCCAAGCACGTCCAACTGCATATTGAAAAGCGCGGCGGGCACATGGGCTATCTGCACCGCCAGTCTTTGCCTGTGGGGGGAACGCGCTGGCTGGATTATTATTTGTATGAAGCCTTAAGAGGTCTTGAAGGCACACTCAATGAAAAGGTTCCAGCGCTGTCTCCAAAGTGAGAAGCCTGGCAATGTCTGTCCTGATTCAAACACCGGAATTTCCAAAACGCGAAGCTGCTGACGGCGAAGGCCCCCCAGCAGTTGGGGTCCCAGATACCAGCCGGTGAATTTGCCGGGATGGTCGGCGGCCAGCTTTTCAATCGCGGCTTTTTTAAACAGCAGAATCTCGCTTAAAGGGTCGTGGGGGCATCGCGGGAATTTGTCGCGCAAAATGCG encodes:
- a CDS encoding YheT family hydrolase — protein: MQRLNLIPCAAPFWADSGHGQTLWAHFLKSAELSHFGKKFEVDLPDGDRLFCSWLEGHTNLVVSLFHGLSGDVTSDYMQRTALICQQLGHSVVLVNHRGAGEGAPFAKRPYHSGSAEDVSVVLGQLRQMFPNKKHISVGYSLSGNIMLCLLGGYGGKHKPDGAITVNAPLNLQSGSLLLKSGFNRVYDMRFVLRLRKLVEEKHRLGLITEKYEIPKWATVWDMDQIYTAPASGFASREDYYQRCSSIQYVSGIDVPTYTLTSADDPFVDVSDYLRAPFSKHVQLHIEKRGGHMGYLHRQSLPVGGTRWLDYYLYEALRGLEGTLNEKVPALSPK